The DNA segment gcgagacaagGGATTAAAAGTGACGTCGCAGTCCAGCGCTCACAGTGAAGCTGATCACTTACAACCAAATACAACTTGAgacagggaccccggaacaggggggcAGCCCCCCCACCCACAGTCTCCAAGTTCTTGCACTTGGGTCAGGTTTATAACAATTGAAGCACTTCAGTTCTATGACTCTTAATGCAAAGCACAAtggagctgagctacttggcttcgtagccagttgtaaagcatttcgtatatgagtaacctaaactagCATTCAGTtattcttagtgggcgcgagacagccccttaaacagtttcttttggaagccttttcgttgccttcctgactgctggagtgtcgtcaccacaatgTGACAATTTGCATCATCTTTTCGAcattgaaaagtaaaaaaaaaattaaaaatataaaatttattatgtaaattagcattaaataaataagtaacaaAATAGGCTTGAAGTCTTGCCCCCTCCCCTAAAAATATtccagaatgaaaaataaaataataataaatataaatTTTATATGAAAATGAgcattaaatgaataaataacgaAATAAGCACGAATTcaattacccccccccccgcccactcaaAAAAGTTCTGGAGTCCCTGATTTGAGACCTCGAGCTGTTTCAGCGCGCATAGTAAGCGTGGTTCATAACGTGGTTTTATGTGCGAGGCTGACAGAATTGTGAACTGCTTGTAGGATAAACGCATTGCCATGCGTGCATCATGTTTACATCAGGAAATCCCTTCAAACGATTGCGCACTAGCTAGAGAAGGCTGCTTGAGGAATCATATCACTGCCATTGTAGTGCCTACGGGTGGCAAAATGTCTTGCCTTcgtgccttttcatttattttacaattggattaagcctgttatacgtcagtggtgcaggcaggagcctttttggtttacattctttttatggcagctccaccatactgtATATGTAGTTAACATTCGCATCACCTTGCTGCTATCATGTTATGAGCAGGGGCGTTAAGGAACATTAAGGAGAAGCGCTTGTGGTCCCGTTACAGTTTGTGCACACTAGTGAGTCAAGAGGCCAGGTGCACCTTTAGATCATGCCTGTTTTCTGGTGTGAGACCTAGTTTGCACATTGCAAATACCAATGAGCCTTTCAAACCCATTTTTCCTGCAGGTGTGCTCCATTGATTTCATTGACGGCCGCCCAACACCAAATAACCCATACCGAACACTGCATCTTGGAACATCTGTAAGTATTATTTACTCTAGTTCTGTTGAGATCTTTCTACAGCACAAGaactgaattattttttttctttcaccaaaCACTAGACTGTCCGTCACAAGGGGAGAAGAGTGCTGAAGCACCGCTTGGTCATCGCACCTATGGTTGAGACGAGTTCAACTGGGGCGTCAACATCACATAATACGAGCATACAACATTCCCCTACACAAGAGGAAGAAGAAAGCTTGTCAGAAACAGATGGCACTCGTCCTACTGCCACGTACCTGAGgccagcaaggtatgatgcaggGATTGTAATTGGTGCTTGTCATTGGGCCTTGCCTGTACTTTTGTGTCGGCCGAAGAATTCTAGTGGGCTCTAAATGATCAGCGCGTGAACAGACGGGGactcgagaagaaaaaacactgttgaCACTAAGTGTGTGCAGACTGAAATGTTACTAACTGAAGCACTTGCCACCTTATGCATCCACTATTACATTAATAATTATATGTTCCACACAGACGCGTCACCATGGGACAAGACTGTACTGTGAACTACAGCTTTGAATAAATACAGCAAAGGTCTGTAAGGGTTGGAGTGTAAATTGGAGAATGCTTAAGTGTCAGTAATGTTGCATGGAAGTAGCCCTCTCAATCAGAGTCATGTTTGGTTGTTTGCATGCGCTCCTATTCTGCTGATAGCGTCCTTCGAAATTATTTTAAGGCATGTCTCATGCAGTTTTGCTAGCTAGCTAGCACATTTCATTTTCAGTGTACTGAAAATTGTTAGAAAGGGTTTATATGCTCTGGCAATAGCGCAGTAGTGTGATACTTACTTAATAATCAGTGCCATTTATTTTGCAGGAGTAATGGAGAGAGGACTGCAGCAGGGTGTCAGACCTGCGGCTGCAGGTGCAAGACTGTGAAGAAGATGGAACAGGCTGTCCAAGTTGACATGAAAGGAGACGAGGACCACACATACTGTGCAGCCTCATCACCTCAGCGCTCAACTGAAGCAGCGTGCCAGGCAGCATTTACTGTTTGCTCCACCTTGCAGCCTCACACATTCAAATTTTTCACAGGGCTCTCAAAAAACTTATTTGACGAGCTGGTGAGAGCCCTTGCAAGCACAATGAAAACACCCTTCGAATTGCCCTTTGAGGATCAGGTGCTACTGACGCTGATGAGGCTGCGGCTGGGTCTCCTTGTTCACGACCTGAGCTTTCGTTTTGCGATATCAACTGCTGCAGTCAGTCGCATTTTCTGTACTATTTCGTCAGGGCTTGCCAAATTTGCTCGGCAGTACCTTGTTTTCTGGCTTGCCAGGGACACAATCAAAGCATCAATTCCAGACAGCTTTAACAGGTACGAGCTTTCAACATGCATCATCGACTGCTTTGAGATATTTATTGAGCGGCCAGGCAACCTGAAACGCAGGAACAGGACATATAGCCGATATAAGTCTCACAATACTGCAAAGGTCCTGCATGCAATCGCACCGTGTGGCTTTGTAATGTTCGTTTCAAAGCCATACGGTGGTCGTGCAAGTGACCGTTTCATAACCCAGCACAGTGGGTTTTTGAAGTTCTTGGCACCAGGTGACACAATCCTCGCTGACCGGGGCTTCACCATAAGTGACCTCCTTCCTGCAGGAGTTAAGCTGATGCTTCCGAGCTTTTCGAAAGGTCGGTCTCAGATTAGCCGCCCAGAGCTTGTGGAATCACGTCGCCTGGCCAGGCTACGGATCCATGTTGAGCGTTCGATAAGGCGGATAAAGTGCTTTAGACTGCTAAAAGAGCTCCCATCGagattttttgccaaaaaaaccactggttgatgacatccttgtaGTTGTAGCCGGTCTCTGCAACCTTCAGCCACCCCTAATCAAAGAGACATTGTGCTAAACTGTTTTTAGGAAGGGCAAATGACTTGTGTGCTGTCCATAAAAGTTCTGACTATGAAGTTTACCTTTGGGCTGTATAATGTGGTTTGTTTTGCACTACATTTACTCCAAACCTATTGAGATTGACAAAACTATACTCGGTTTcttacatcaggtgcaacgctgtgaaaagTAGGGAGTAACCCACATGAAAAAACAAACAGAGGCGTGTTACTCCACGCTTGTTTTGTGACCGATTGGCCAAAGGCACTAGAAAGCGACAGCGTGATGTCAGCAATAAGAGCACATGTAATAAAGCTCCCGACATATCATCACATAAATAGCCTGCAGgcaaaaaatttatttctcgctcATGACAAGGAACGTAGTACTTTTTGATCGTGGatgtaggcagcgcaaacaagtgcgctagctttgacagtgtCTCGCCTGATGTATGAAATAGAATATAGTCCTCACTACTGCAAAGCTTAGGAGCTTGGCTGTTTATGGTTGCTCAGATTGCTAGTGCATACTCCTTCCTCACTGTATTGCGATTGCTAGGAACTGATTTCCACTATAAGCAACATGTAATGTTTACTACTTGTGTGTAAATGTTAAGCCGCAGAGGGGACAGGAACTTGGCTACTCAGAAAAAGAAGTCAGTGGCTGTACATATTGTGTGAGCATTCTTTTATTTCAACTCTGTATTTTACAGAACATACACGGCTACTTTACCGCTTACTGTCTGCAAGCGCAGGGAGCAAGTGTGAAAAATAAAAGTTCTCCAAACTTGGAACATATCATTTTCAGAAATTCCTCATCACGAGACACCTGAACTATGTGCgcttcattgggtgaccaaatTATGAAATCGCACTGTTTTTTCTCACAGCAAAACAGCTGCAACTGCACCTGTGTgtaatatttgttttttgcacCCTTACGAAGATGAAGCACGTCATCTTTGTACCCAACATCATACCTACCGCTCCTGAAGAGCGCTTCCAGGCTGCCATGTTTCTGCAGTGTTTGTGGAGTGGGGCACTTTATCTCGACCAGCAGGTCCAGTTCTGGTACAAAGCCATCAGGGCTAGCTCCTAGCCACGGTGTTGCAGGATGGACGACGAGTCCACATTCTTCAACACGAGTCTGCTTTGTTTTTTCGTACCAGGCACGTGCTTTGGGCTCAGACTGTGATCCATACCTTCACAGGAGGAAAACATCACACATTACTCAATGTGACCTTATGCTATTTTATCACTATAATGCTGCTCGACCATGGGACCCTTCTGTAGATACAGCATGCAGAAAAGATAATTATCTGCACCAAGATACTGCTTATCACCAGTCTTGATTCAACTATTCGGATATGGAGAGCTCCCAGGGCTAAATTTCAGCAGAGTATTTGAAAATCCTGTGATCATGTCTGCATTACTTTGAAATAAGTGTATGCTTTGTTGACATCAGAAAAAGAACTGACGACAACACAGGGTCTATGGCAATTAAGTACACACTTATTTCAAACTTCATGTATCAACTAATGCGTGAAAAAGTCTTACTTCTGCATTACCTGCTTGGGCTTGGAAACTACTTGAAACTTTTTGCAGGAAGTAAGTAGTTAACTAAAGAAAGGCAATTAAATGTACTGATTCCAGTAATAGTATTGCTTTGGTGGGTGAACCGCTACACTGTTAGGTGGGCGGCCCAAGAAAAGCAAAATTTTCCTGCCTACACCACTAGGTGTAGAAGGCTAGTATACAGTTGCAGACAAAATTGCACAAAGAACGAGAAATACTACGCTGTAGCTTTTGTCCGAGTTTCCTCTGCAGCTTATTGGTAGCTGATCTGCACAACAAGCATGATGTTAGCAAACAAAAGACCGCTTCTGCATGCAGTGCCACAACAAAGTGTTCTGCAGTTAATTCATTCTGCTGCGACTGCTTTAACATTGCATTCAATAAAGAGTGATTCTCCAGTGATCGCAAAAGGCATTTTACTGCACAACAGGCCAAAAAGGCGCTCAGTTCTTTAAGTGACAGCAATATTAGTAAGTTTGGGGTCTGTGCATTGCAATGATTTTTTGTTCTGTTGAAAACATCCCGCTTTAAATGAACAAAATTCAGAGTATCAGACGTTCACCATCTCCAGTTTTTTTCCTTACCATGTACTTGCATTACCAGCAAAGCTGGGGTTCATGTGTGTTTTAACCCATTTATCTGGGGCTGCCTTGACTGGGATCGACCTTGCTTCACTTGCTGTGATGCGCAGATGTCTCTGTTCAAACCAAGCCTTGCCTCCCTGCTGAAGCTTCAACAGTTCGGCTGCACTGCTGATGGTAACCAGTACGTGGTTACTGTAGAACTCTTTACATGGCTTGCACGTAAGCTGGCTGTTATGGAAGCCGTGTGGCTGTGATGAGCCTGCGTACGTAAAGAGATACACACTCCATTATTTCATGAGTTGGTGATGGAAAAAAATGGGTTTACTCAGCGTTCACACAAGGCAAGCTATGAACACTTCTACTGGCACAGGAAGGTTGGAAACCAAGAATTTATATAAGAAAACATCATAGCAATTACAGTGCCATGCATGCCTCTGGACGTAATAACCAACAGTAGCATGCATATATAAAAGGCACAACAGCTCCACAATTGCTTGCTTTACTTTTAAGCTGAATTATCACTTGAAGTGAAAGTGAACATCTTCCTTACGTGCATTGCCCGTTTTACTCCTGGCTTCATTTTTTGGTTTTAAAACAGAGTGCAGCAGTGTTCCTTGCAGCTTGTCAATATTTAAGGGGCCTTTGGCAAAGTGGGCCTCCATCATGTCATGAGTCAGAAACTCTAACATCTGACTTGGCTTCTCTTGGTGGTCATACAATTCCGCCATCGTGCCAGGAGTCACATTTTGTGCGGTGGACGCATTCCACATACATGCTTTGTCAGTGCATGAGGAACCTGTCAGCCCCATGCTCGTCGCCTCAACAATTTTCATTAAAAGAGCACAGACATGGCTGCAGTGTTCACTACGGCCTGCCTTGCAGttgcaagcagcagaaaaagtgGTTCCAAAGTTGACCTGAGTGGTGTACACCTGTCCAACTGACTGTGTCGACCTTATCTCAGCCTTAATGCTGCAGTTCTCGGAGTCACGTTTGCACAATGCAGTGCCAACGTGGCCACTGTCCAGAAGGTTCAACCCTTCGGCAAACCCTCGGTAATTATGTGCCGGGTTTCCATCCGTGTCCAGTGCGTTGATCATGTACTCGTACACAActggaaaacaaaaaagccaaATTAATGCAGGGCACAACATAAATCAGATACCAAGAATGTAACCAGTGATACATTTAACGCCTTAATTTTTTGGAGCAGAACAGCTAATTAAGGGGCTCGAGTCGCTTCCGTATGCCCAaacttgaaaaacaaaaactgacCTCGTCACTACCATCTAAAGTCATACACGTCGTACTGGCTGAAAAACCAACAAAAGTAAGTGCGCCCGAGTGCCATATCTAGGTTAGCGGTCGCGAAGCTGTTAGTCACGAAGTGCaacactgtgatgacccccataatgcgcaggtccacacgggacggagaggcaaagagacaccgtatggctcagtttaaacaaacagatatattcaataattacacatgattaagatttttacatcagaggctggggcgtccgagcttacgtgccgacgacttcatgggggcgatggagtggctccggagttgggctcgagcggttgctggcagaagctgcacgccgtcgggcttcggcgctgaaggccctcttggcgaacgatgtcgtcctgagcgtgtatgcagtagaatttcaatagtcgtccgtttcttcgaggatggttcacaaacccttcctctagtgtcgttcggcttggaagatgaacaggaggcgagcttgtagatgatgacagcagagcataattttacaacatacatatacagagagttaaactggaaaaaagcagaactgaatttacaaaagaacaaactttgcactactttactcatcgaccgggcaggttagtgcctaagtagcatcacattacatgctaagcatggagccccagctcagactggactgcatccgtttacatgcgcttttaagcacttgattaacaaaggactaagggcggtcattttcagtggcccgcccaaagcatcaattctccaatcaaaaataacatgcgagatggggacaaccccttgggttgggcttagcctcgaacccagagtcttgttaacaacacaaactaaataaacaaaaacgccacaactctctctcaagtgagagtatccacaggctctcccttcggagctaatccttgccccatgcatgcataccgccacccaccatcggtccgcgtcgcccgtcagcaacagaggagggggcgaaagggcccacgatgctgccgggctaccgacggcgggacacagctaataagcatgaaggggttcgtctgtcgctccgggaaaccagattaagggtcgcccctgtcttcccacattcttggcgagtcttgcctgtccgccatgacaggtgtccgtcacggccctcctgggaatgcgcttttgttcacgaggcacggcgggaagctgtgggtgccttcccggcgatagcccacgacaaagggggggggggggggggagggggtccgtgcgtcaagcgacaattttcgttccccgtatgtactcgggggctctcggtttccgcgtgtgccggcgtcctgctttctgcaaaggtatgcagctggaaaagaggggcggccttaagccccaactcgatgcacacacaaggaatgtacctcgtagcacacaaggaatgtcacactcgctcaccctccagaagaatgttctccgaacatttgagtccctgcagctccccttgtctttctgaatcgcctcgcacagtgcgtccgacaaaacacttttcgctgcactcaacaccactgcacaacaccatatgcctccgctgtcataactggcatctccaggggcagcactgatcttcttttacagataaacatgaaactcagcacccaagcctctcctttctagtccaaactggacgaaataaatttaccacagttataaaggagctcccacttctagcacgatcacggcacagacaaaaatatagataacgaaag comes from the Amblyomma americanum isolate KBUSLIRL-KWMA chromosome 1, ASM5285725v1, whole genome shotgun sequence genome and includes:
- the LOC144132927 gene encoding uncharacterized protein LOC144132927, encoding MWNGRGKTCCVVDCKNCDRDLKVWDESVCELHGPELHKDCPCLRPFAMHCFPAGERNKLVRQRWIANLQRKDFNPGKAARVCSIDFIDGRPTPNNPYRTLHLGTSTVRHKGRRVLKHRLVIAPMVETSSTGASTSHNTSIQHSPTQEEEESLSETDGTRPTATYLRPARSNGERTAAGCQTCGCRCKTVKKMEQAVQVDMKGDEDHTYCAASSPQRSTEAACQAAFTVCSTLQPHTFKFFTGLSKNLFDELVRALASTMKTPFELPFEDQVLLTLMRLRLGLLVHDLSFRFAISTAAVSRIFCTISSGLAKFARQYLVFWLARDTIKASIPDSFNRYELSTCIIDCFEIFIERPGNLKRRNRTYSRYKSHNTAKVLHAIAPCGFVMFVSKPYGGRASDRFITQHSGFLKFLAPGDTILADRGFTISDLLPAGVKLMLPSFSKGRSQISRPELVESRRLARLRIHVERSIRRIKCFRLLKELPSRFFAKKTTG